One genomic window of Anaerofustis stercorihominis DSM 17244 includes the following:
- a CDS encoding HAD hydrolase-like protein, translating to MYKYVVFDLDGTLIDTSEGTVKMFKKSLNHAGIFDTDENIKSLIGPPLTRRLVNDFGLSEERAREAVDVGNKYFFEKGVYECQVFDNMLETLEELKDRGIKMSVATSQPEETALMEMEHVGIHNYFETIQANNLYQTRGTKSEFIKTCLKSMDVKDKLDAIMIGDKRPDILGGKDNDLDTIGVLYGYGDLKEIKESEPTHIADLPVDIPKIILG from the coding sequence ATGTATAAATATGTTGTTTTTGATTTGGACGGAACGTTGATTGATACGTCTGAAGGCACTGTAAAAATGTTTAAGAAATCTTTAAATCATGCCGGGATATTTGACACTGATGAAAATATAAAATCTTTGATCGGTCCTCCGCTTACGAGAAGGCTGGTAAATGATTTCGGGCTAAGCGAAGAAAGGGCCAGAGAAGCCGTAGATGTGGGAAATAAGTATTTTTTTGAAAAAGGTGTTTATGAATGTCAAGTATTTGATAATATGCTTGAGACATTGGAAGAATTAAAAGACCGTGGTATTAAAATGTCTGTTGCGACAAGTCAGCCTGAAGAAACAGCATTAATGGAAATGGAGCATGTCGGGATACATAATTATTTTGAGACTATACAAGCAAATAATTTATATCAAACAAGGGGAACGAAGAGTGAATTTATTAAAACATGTTTAAAAAGCATGGATGTTAAAGATAAATTGGATGCTATCATGATAGGTGATAAACGTCCGGATATATTAGGCGGGAAAGATAATGATCTTGATACTATAGGAGTACTCTATGGGTATGGAGATTTAAAAGAAATAAAAGAAAGCGAACCAACTCATATAGCCGATTTGCCTGTTGATATACCTAAGATAATTTTAGGTTAG
- a CDS encoding BglG family transcription antiterminator gives MNHQICKLLKMIVDSKGPLQLKNIADEFKLSERSIRNYYNEIEKFLSKNGLGDVCRFQNLSFRYIGDEKSTKKIYNLLFNLNFYEYYLSSKEREDLIILILLVQDMPLKSSQLEELLFVSKTTLVNTMENVREKLKGYGVGFSRNKHYGLVLDCDEIKRRDVLFYILKDMGLADTFPWETFIPNACSGFISKFLKIDKYRYKIERSLQSAENQFHLNMNDTCFYEMTLILCVIFFRIENNHYISYEKCQDYLEGSFEPNGLVINLCEYIYKNLFDKYLYNENEVQYLACKLCKMQFIMESSNKGQYANFHIIVKSLLYQLSKVYNINLLTDYKLHEYLTGHILSVFHRIKDGNYLVNPFKNELIEEYYEDFTILKNNIYILENGLACKFSDDEISYILMHILTALIKNSKKYNKIDVIISCNAGIGTSEFLATLVKKNFNVNIVAVTSAHSLKAFLLRQRCDLIISTVPLNEINIPWVQVNTVLSKDDFSNIRESIDKISTKSVKNFNNTPINDSDIFSGGTSDEDNSSKETSIRFLNMIKSDYILLDKEADNWQEAIITCAEPLLWYKKITPNYLTAMVNVVLENGPYIVFAPGVALAHANPDCGVLEPGASFLRLKKTVDFGHETNDPVKFIIAVAINDTPEYINALFHIMNIMCNQRVLDHLSLAKNSFEIINILNEYEKITKDLYQNDLS, from the coding sequence ATGAATCATCAAATATGTAAACTTTTAAAGATGATCGTTGACAGCAAAGGACCTCTGCAACTTAAAAATATTGCCGATGAATTCAAGCTCAGTGAAAGGAGTATTAGGAATTACTATAATGAAATCGAAAAATTTTTGTCTAAAAACGGACTTGGTGATGTTTGCCGATTTCAAAATTTATCTTTCAGATATATAGGGGATGAGAAAAGCACCAAGAAGATATATAACCTCCTTTTTAATTTAAACTTTTATGAATATTATCTGTCTTCAAAAGAAAGGGAAGATCTGATTATATTAATACTTTTGGTACAGGACATGCCTTTAAAATCCTCTCAGCTTGAAGAGCTCCTTTTTGTCAGTAAAACAACTTTGGTAAATACAATGGAAAATGTTAGGGAAAAATTAAAGGGATACGGCGTCGGTTTTTCCAGAAATAAGCATTATGGATTGGTTTTAGATTGCGATGAAATAAAAAGAAGGGATGTTTTGTTTTATATATTAAAAGATATGGGATTAGCCGATACTTTTCCTTGGGAAACTTTTATACCTAATGCCTGTTCGGGGTTTATATCAAAGTTTTTAAAAATCGATAAATACAGATATAAGATAGAAAGATCCCTTCAATCTGCAGAAAATCAATTTCATTTAAATATGAACGATACTTGTTTTTATGAAATGACGTTGATTTTATGTGTGATTTTTTTCAGAATAGAAAATAATCACTATATTTCATATGAAAAATGCCAAGATTATCTTGAGGGTTCATTTGAACCCAACGGGCTTGTTATAAATCTGTGTGAATATATTTATAAAAATTTATTTGATAAATACTTATATAATGAAAATGAAGTACAGTATCTTGCATGTAAGTTATGCAAAATGCAGTTTATTATGGAAAGCAGCAATAAGGGACAGTATGCAAACTTTCATATAATAGTAAAAAGTTTGTTATATCAGTTATCTAAAGTTTACAATATAAATTTGCTTACAGATTATAAACTGCATGAGTATTTAACGGGGCATATCTTAAGTGTTTTTCATAGAATAAAGGATGGAAACTATTTGGTAAATCCTTTTAAAAACGAATTGATTGAAGAGTATTATGAGGATTTTACTATACTCAAGAATAATATTTATATCTTGGAAAATGGTTTGGCATGTAAATTCAGCGATGATGAAATATCTTATATTTTAATGCATATATTGACAGCACTTATAAAAAACAGTAAAAAATATAATAAAATAGATGTAATAATATCATGTAATGCAGGGATAGGAACATCTGAATTTTTAGCTACTTTAGTCAAAAAAAATTTTAATGTAAATATAGTTGCGGTGACCTCAGCTCACAGTTTAAAAGCATTTCTATTAAGGCAAAGATGCGATTTAATTATTTCTACAGTACCATTAAACGAAATCAATATTCCTTGGGTACAGGTAAATACGGTTCTCAGTAAAGATGATTTCAGCAATATAAGGGAGAGTATAGATAAAATCTCCACAAAATCCGTAAAAAATTTTAATAATACGCCCATAAATGATTCTGACATATTCAGTGGCGGGACGTCTGATGAAGATAATTCAAGTAAAGAAACTTCTATACGGTTTTTAAACATGATAAAAAGCGATTATATCTTATTAGATAAAGAAGCGGATAATTGGCAGGAGGCAATTATCACTTGCGCTGAGCCTTTGCTTTGGTATAAAAAAATCACACCAAATTATTTAACTGCAATGGTCAATGTGGTTTTAGAAAATGGTCCCTATATCGTCTTTGCTCCGGGAGTCGCCCTTGCGCATGCAAATCCGGACTGTGGGGTCTTGGAGCCCGGTGCATCATTCCTCAGGCTGAAAAAAACCGTCGATTTTGGACACGAAACAAATGATCCGGTAAAATTTATTATAGCGGTTGCAATAAATGATACTCCTGAATATATAAATGCATTATTTCATATTATGAATATTATGTGTAATCAAAGAGTATTAGATCATTTAAGTTTGGCAAAAAACAGTTTTGAAATAATAAATATTTTAAACGAATATGAAAAAATCACAAAGGACCTATATCAAAATGATCTGTCATAG
- a CDS encoding PTS transporter subunit IIC: MNFFLESVQLIMNLGGSVMLPIMITILGLIFGIKFFESLRNGLMIGIGFIGINTVVSLLVTSFAPVTEYYSKMSSGFTVIDVGWEGIAALTWSTSFALIIVPLGMLLNYLLVKIRFTKTLNVDIWNYYHPILTGTISYYLLKNLGVASMTASIVGVVVGVAFTVVACKSGDFFAKRWQDYYGLPGTTCTTLDQTLTFWPISFIVCKIIDLIPGLNKIQIDINWVSEKFGSLGEPSVLAFIVGLGLSILTKQDLGSALTMSVGLAAAVVLMPKMVSMLMEGLVPIANAARVSMQKRLGSEYEVYIGMDEALGLGDECGLAVALIMIPITIALGFIIPGVNFFPVAMLGALVYLGPAAAMYANGNIFKTLMGTIAIVAFMLVTKSYMADIATNLALQVGTLENTGQMITGSSLNEIQCVLLGVVGKFLGAF; this comes from the coding sequence ATGAATTTTTTTCTTGAAAGTGTTCAATTAATAATGAACCTAGGAGGCAGCGTTATGCTTCCTATCATGATTACTATTTTAGGACTGATTTTCGGGATAAAGTTTTTTGAATCTTTAAGGAACGGTCTTATGATAGGGATCGGTTTTATCGGTATTAATACGGTAGTCAGTCTGCTCGTTACCTCGTTTGCACCTGTAACGGAATATTACAGCAAGATGTCTTCCGGTTTTACCGTTATTGATGTCGGATGGGAAGGAATAGCTGCCCTTACATGGAGCACATCATTTGCACTTATTATTGTTCCGTTAGGAATGCTTTTAAATTACCTTTTAGTAAAAATAAGGTTTACAAAAACTTTGAACGTAGATATATGGAATTATTATCATCCGATTTTAACGGGTACGATTTCTTATTACTTACTTAAAAATTTAGGTGTAGCGTCTATGACGGCAAGTATCGTCGGTGTTGTAGTGGGGGTCGCATTTACAGTCGTTGCCTGCAAATCGGGAGATTTCTTTGCTAAAAGATGGCAGGATTATTACGGACTTCCGGGAACCACCTGTACAACTCTGGATCAGACACTTACTTTCTGGCCGATCAGTTTTATAGTGTGTAAGATAATCGACCTTATACCGGGTCTCAATAAGATCCAAATAGATATAAACTGGGTATCGGAAAAATTCGGCTCCTTGGGGGAACCTTCGGTTTTGGCTTTTATAGTTGGTTTGGGACTTTCAATACTGACCAAACAAGATTTGGGTTCAGCTCTTACTATGAGTGTAGGTTTAGCAGCTGCTGTAGTATTAATGCCTAAAATGGTTTCTATGCTTATGGAAGGATTAGTCCCTATAGCAAATGCCGCACGTGTATCTATGCAAAAAAGGCTTGGAAGCGAATATGAAGTATATATCGGTATGGATGAAGCATTAGGACTTGGAGATGAATGCGGTTTAGCCGTTGCTTTAATTATGATACCTATAACTATAGCACTAGGATTTATCATCCCAGGTGTAAACTTCTTCCCTGTTGCAATGCTTGGTGCTCTTGTCTATTTGGGACCTGCAGCCGCTATGTATGCAAACGGGAACATATTTAAAACACTAATGGGTACTATCGCCATAGTTGCATTCATGCTCGTTACCAAATCATATATGGCAGATATAGCAACAAATTTAGCTCTTCAGGTAGGAACACTAGAAAATACCGGACAGATGATAACAGGATCTTCCTTAAATGAAATCCAATGTGTTCTTTTGGGCGTGGTCGGTAAATTCTTGGGAGCATTCTAA
- a CDS encoding BtpA/SgcQ family protein, whose amino-acid sequence MWMKEIFGTDKPIVAMLHLAALPGDPLYDENKGLCYVIERAKREIKALQDGGVDGILISNEYSFPYMGDVPIITAMSMARVIGQLKEYFTIPMGVQIISDPYKTFDLAASVGAKFVRGTFTGSFAGDHGIAVYDTGKIMRHKIAVGAKDVKCMYNLVPEAAKYLVDRSWEEIADSTVFHCKPDALMVAGFLAGREADTQIMTRVKKVVPNTPVFANTGVRYENIEMQLAACDGAIVGTTFKEDGDFYKEAKYDRVKAFMNKVREFRGDK is encoded by the coding sequence ATGTGGATGAAAGAAATATTTGGTACCGATAAACCTATAGTCGCAATGTTACACTTAGCGGCTTTACCGGGGGATCCATTATATGATGAAAATAAAGGACTTTGCTATGTTATTGAAAGAGCAAAAAGAGAAATAAAGGCACTCCAGGACGGAGGAGTGGACGGGATATTGATTTCAAATGAATATTCTTTCCCATACATGGGAGACGTTCCTATCATAACGGCAATGTCTATGGCCCGTGTCATAGGACAATTAAAAGAATATTTTACAATACCTATGGGAGTTCAGATAATTTCCGACCCTTATAAGACATTCGATTTGGCAGCTTCGGTAGGTGCAAAATTCGTTAGGGGCACATTTACGGGTTCCTTTGCGGGAGACCATGGTATAGCTGTATATGATACAGGTAAGATCATGCGTCATAAGATCGCAGTAGGAGCAAAGGATGTCAAATGTATGTATAACCTGGTACCGGAGGCTGCGAAATATCTTGTCGACAGGAGCTGGGAAGAAATCGCGGATTCTACGGTCTTCCACTGTAAACCGGACGCTTTAATGGTCGCAGGATTTTTAGCAGGCAGAGAAGCGGATACTCAAATAATGACAAGAGTCAAAAAAGTAGTTCCAAACACGCCTGTTTTCGCCAATACCGGAGTCAGATACGAAAATATAGAAATGCAATTAGCTGCATGTGACGGCGCAATTGTGGGAACGACTTTCAAAGAAGACGGGGATTTTTATAAAGAAGCGAAATACGACAGAGTCAAAGCTTTTATGAATAAAGTAAGAGAATTCAGAGGAGATAAATAA
- a CDS encoding zinc-dependent alcohol dehydrogenase, with amino-acid sequence MENQMKGICLNEDRTLQLKNFPVSPPTQGFVRVKIKRSGICASDLGYIKYGAKRLELPVILGHEGCGIIDEIGQGVKGFEKGERVVVMTTYELCGKCRYCKMGATNLCIKRKGIGSKVNGMFADYVTAPSSSLIKMRDHVTYEEACMTELTVCAVHGIVETAKVRANDWCLISGPGPVGLITALVAKAYGARVILAGLSADEKRLKKAKELGIDITVDISKENLEDIVYSKTEGYGVDISVECSGNYKSMKTCIELTAGRGKFLQMGIMHEIGSIDMWLVLHKELKIYSSLSQVPQSWKTAADLIAEKKVDVKALISKTYGLNDYKEAFEAAASGQNLKILFDPEI; translated from the coding sequence ATGGAAAATCAAATGAAAGGGATTTGTCTGAATGAAGACAGGACATTGCAGCTTAAGAATTTTCCTGTTTCACCCCCTACACAAGGGTTCGTAAGAGTAAAAATAAAAAGAAGCGGGATATGTGCCTCCGATCTGGGATATATCAAATACGGTGCGAAAAGGCTCGAGCTTCCCGTTATTTTAGGCCACGAAGGCTGCGGGATAATCGATGAGATCGGTCAAGGAGTAAAAGGTTTTGAAAAAGGTGAAAGAGTCGTTGTAATGACTACATACGAATTATGCGGTAAATGCCGATACTGTAAAATGGGTGCCACCAATCTGTGTATAAAAAGAAAAGGGATAGGCTCCAAAGTCAATGGTATGTTTGCCGATTACGTCACGGCTCCGTCTTCCAGCCTTATAAAAATGAGGGATCATGTCACATATGAAGAAGCTTGTATGACGGAACTTACAGTTTGTGCGGTTCATGGAATAGTTGAAACCGCAAAAGTAAGAGCCAATGATTGGTGTCTGATATCCGGCCCAGGTCCCGTAGGTCTCATTACTGCGCTCGTAGCAAAAGCCTACGGAGCAAGAGTAATTTTAGCGGGACTTTCAGCTGACGAAAAAAGGCTAAAAAAAGCTAAAGAGCTTGGTATAGACATCACAGTAGATATTTCAAAAGAAAATTTGGAAGATATCGTTTATAGTAAAACAGAGGGATACGGAGTCGATATAAGCGTTGAATGTTCGGGGAACTATAAATCCATGAAAACGTGTATAGAGCTTACTGCCGGCAGAGGGAAGTTTCTGCAAATGGGGATAATGCATGAAATAGGCAGCATAGATATGTGGCTTGTTTTACATAAGGAACTGAAGATATATTCATCTTTGAGTCAAGTACCTCAAAGCTGGAAGACCGCTGCCGATCTGATAGCAGAAAAAAAAGTAGATGTAAAAGCATTGATATCGAAAACATATGGATTGAATGACTATAAAGAAGCATTTGAAGCTGCCGCCTCAGGTCAAAATCTCAAGATCCTATTTGATCCCGAGATTTAA
- a CDS encoding PTS sugar transporter subunit IIA, whose amino-acid sequence MKLKKVLIIEGDASNWQEAISLTADELFNNGCVKNTFKENCILREKQFPTGLPTNVAVAIPHTDAIHVIENAVCILKLKKKVLFNSMQDPNDTVNVDFVFNMSVVDDNKQLQMLQEIIKVVQDSNFLEKAKKMPLQDFKNILQKQWL is encoded by the coding sequence ATGAAATTAAAAAAGGTTTTAATCATAGAAGGTGATGCATCGAATTGGCAGGAAGCAATAAGCCTTACAGCAGATGAACTATTCAATAATGGGTGTGTAAAAAATACTTTTAAAGAAAATTGTATCCTAAGAGAAAAACAGTTCCCTACGGGACTTCCAACCAACGTTGCGGTGGCTATTCCTCATACCGATGCCATACATGTGATCGAGAATGCCGTATGCATTTTAAAACTCAAAAAGAAAGTTTTATTTAACAGCATGCAAGATCCAAATGATACAGTAAATGTTGATTTTGTCTTTAACATGTCGGTAGTTGACGATAACAAACAGCTTCAAATGCTGCAGGAGATAATAAAAGTCGTTCAGGACAGCAATTTTTTAGAAAAAGCAAAAAAAATGCCATTGCAGGATTTTAAAAACATCCTGCAGAAACAATGGCTGTAA
- a CDS encoding SDR family NAD(P)-dependent oxidoreductase — translation MSYEIDLSNQVALITGSGKGIGAEIASVLASAGATVIINDIMDEEMCIETLNNISQIGPNPYYIKCDISNEDDVKSMIETVKEKFGRLDIIVNNAVISVNSGASYDKMFAVNVKGAAYVTENSYTLLKESKGKIVNIVSASVFMGRTESKEYVSTKAGVYGLSMFYAKHYAKDGIRVNAVAPAVVVTDLMIKRYGSKEAILEHYKYKMPLGRVGYPKDTANVVLFLVSHMSDMLTGEVLFVDGGRMHIGHNI, via the coding sequence ATGAGTTATGAAATAGATCTTTCAAATCAAGTTGCTCTTATAACAGGTTCCGGAAAAGGTATCGGAGCGGAGATCGCCTCTGTATTGGCTTCTGCCGGGGCAACAGTGATCATAAATGATATCATGGATGAAGAAATGTGCATTGAAACATTGAATAATATATCTCAAATAGGACCTAACCCTTATTATATAAAATGTGATATTTCCAATGAAGACGATGTAAAAAGCATGATCGAAACAGTTAAAGAAAAATTTGGACGTCTGGATATAATAGTCAATAATGCCGTTATTTCAGTAAACAGCGGAGCGTCATATGACAAGATGTTTGCTGTCAACGTCAAAGGGGCAGCCTACGTAACAGAAAATAGTTATACGTTGTTGAAAGAAAGTAAAGGCAAGATAGTAAATATAGTTTCCGCCTCCGTTTTTATGGGAAGGACAGAAAGTAAAGAATACGTATCGACTAAAGCAGGCGTATATGGTCTATCCATGTTTTATGCAAAGCATTATGCAAAAGACGGGATAAGGGTAAATGCAGTTGCACCTGCCGTTGTGGTAACGGATCTGATGATAAAAAGGTATGGGAGTAAAGAAGCTATACTTGAGCATTACAAATATAAAATGCCTTTGGGACGAGTCGGTTATCCAAAAGATACCGCAAATGTCGTTTTATTCCTGGTATCTCATATGTCAGATATGCTTACGGGAGAAGTACTTTTCGTCGACGGAGGACGTATGCACATAGGTCATAACATATAA
- a CDS encoding PHP domain-containing protein translates to MKLIDYHIHTDLSGDSNAKLEDIVHTAIKKNLSEIAITDHLEVIHSDGPYKTGNYDTTEPLFYPVKCVPPKLPINKDFSKLKEKINIINEKNRGKLKVLFGVEISQADADLEFSKSFIKKNPFDIILCSTHSLEKDIDLNYIDLSKCDINDIYI, encoded by the coding sequence ATGAAACTTATTGATTATCATATACACACCGATTTATCAGGAGATTCCAATGCAAAATTGGAAGATATAGTACACACTGCCATCAAAAAAAACTTAAGTGAAATAGCCATAACGGATCATCTTGAAGTAATACACAGTGACGGACCTTACAAAACAGGCAATTACGATACGACCGAGCCTCTGTTCTATCCCGTCAAATGTGTACCTCCAAAGCTTCCGATAAATAAGGATTTCTCAAAGCTGAAAGAGAAAATAAATATAATAAACGAAAAAAACAGGGGAAAGCTTAAAGTCTTATTCGGAGTTGAAATTTCGCAAGCCGATGCAGACTTGGAGTTCTCAAAGTCATTTATAAAAAAGAACCCTTTCGATATAATATTATGCTCCACTCATTCTTTGGAAAAAGATATCGACTTAAATTATATCGACCTTTCAAAATGTGATATCAATGATATATATATATAA
- a CDS encoding DMT family transporter translates to MKTKINANIYILLAALCWSSGGILVKIISFDPFNIAFFRALIGLIAFGIYLKKSIPKLNRKIILSALCIAMTNVLFVIANKLTFAANAIILQYTAPIFVIFMDFFINKVKATRHQLLTILLCTVGVVLFFFNDIGTGKIIGNLIALFSGITFAGVFFINRFKNSSTVDSAFLSNFMIVIVLLPFAIINPIKSITINESIAVFLLGTIQVFMAYIFFSKGIKGTSSINASLISIIEAVLNPLWVAIFFNELPNTLSFIGFFIIIFASIYNTFKENTIETDVKNSK, encoded by the coding sequence TTGAAAACAAAAATAAATGCAAATATATATATTTTATTGGCTGCCCTATGTTGGAGCAGCGGAGGAATACTGGTAAAAATAATTTCCTTCGATCCCTTCAATATAGCTTTTTTCAGAGCCCTTATAGGTCTGATAGCCTTCGGTATATACCTTAAAAAATCAATACCTAAACTTAATAGGAAAATAATCTTAAGCGCCCTTTGTATAGCAATGACCAATGTATTGTTTGTTATAGCAAATAAACTGACATTCGCCGCAAATGCAATAATACTTCAGTATACAGCTCCCATATTTGTGATATTTATGGACTTTTTTATAAACAAAGTAAAAGCAACCAGACACCAACTTTTAACAATTCTTTTATGTACAGTAGGGGTCGTGTTATTTTTCTTCAATGATATAGGAACAGGAAAAATAATAGGAAATTTAATAGCTTTATTCTCAGGCATTACCTTTGCAGGAGTATTTTTTATAAATAGATTTAAAAATTCTTCGACGGTGGACTCTGCTTTCTTATCAAACTTTATGATAGTAATCGTTTTGCTACCTTTCGCTATTATCAATCCCATCAAGTCTATAACAATAAACGAAAGTATAGCTGTTTTCTTACTCGGGACGATTCAGGTATTTATGGCTTATATATTTTTCTCAAAAGGAATAAAAGGGACTTCATCAATAAATGCTTCTTTAATTTCCATCATAGAAGCTGTATTAAATCCTTTATGGGTAGCTATCTTTTTCAACGAACTGCCTAATACATTATCTTTTATAGGTTTTTTTATAATAATTTTTGCATCAATATATAATACATTTAAAGAAAATACTATAGAAACCGATGTAAAAAACTCAAAGTAA
- the dnaJ gene encoding molecular chaperone DnaJ, with product MSKRDYYEVLGVDKSAGEDEIKKAYRKLAMKYHPDRNPDDKEAEEKFKEINEAYEVLSDPDKKSKYDQFGHDAFDPNMGGAGFGGAGFGGFEDMFGDIFGSMFGGGFSGGGASRQNVRQKGRDLRVNLTLSFEDAVFGCKKEIKIRRTETCDTCGGKGAVNDSDIKTCDKCHGTGQVRVTQQSLFGTVQTVKTCDECNGTGKKIVNPCKTCGGEGTVKKQRTLSIRIPAGVDTGSVLPLRGEGEAGKNGGPNGDVYIYISVKPHAIFTREENDIYCKIPITFVQAALGDSIMVPTVDGKVKLKIPEGTQSGQVFKLKGKGVQNPNGFGKGNEYVEIKVEVPKNLNEKQKAKLREFSDISSDKNNEQSKGFWDKVKDNFK from the coding sequence ATGTCAAAAAGAGATTATTACGAGGTTTTAGGAGTAGATAAAAGCGCCGGCGAAGACGAGATAAAAAAAGCATACAGAAAGCTCGCTATGAAATATCATCCGGACAGAAACCCTGATGATAAAGAAGCGGAAGAGAAATTTAAAGAAATAAATGAAGCATACGAAGTTTTATCCGACCCTGATAAAAAATCCAAATATGATCAATTCGGACATGATGCATTCGACCCAAATATGGGAGGTGCAGGTTTTGGTGGTGCCGGGTTCGGCGGCTTTGAAGATATGTTTGGTGATATATTTGGTTCTATGTTCGGCGGAGGTTTTAGCGGAGGCGGTGCTTCCAGACAAAACGTTCGTCAAAAGGGCAGAGATTTAAGAGTCAATTTAACGCTTTCTTTTGAAGATGCTGTCTTTGGATGTAAAAAAGAAATCAAAATAAGAAGGACAGAAACTTGTGATACTTGCGGAGGTAAAGGTGCGGTAAACGACTCTGATATAAAGACCTGTGATAAGTGTCATGGTACAGGTCAGGTAAGAGTAACTCAGCAAAGTTTGTTTGGAACGGTTCAAACGGTCAAAACTTGTGATGAATGTAACGGTACCGGTAAGAAAATAGTTAATCCTTGTAAGACCTGCGGTGGCGAGGGGACTGTTAAGAAACAGAGAACTCTTTCCATAAGGATACCTGCGGGAGTAGATACCGGAAGTGTACTTCCTCTAAGAGGAGAGGGCGAAGCAGGAAAGAATGGCGGACCTAACGGAGATGTTTATATTTATATTTCTGTTAAGCCGCATGCTATATTTACAAGAGAAGAAAATGACATATACTGCAAGATCCCTATTACATTCGTTCAGGCTGCATTGGGAGACAGTATAATGGTTCCTACTGTAGACGGTAAAGTTAAACTTAAAATACCTGAAGGAACACAGTCAGGACAGGTATTCAAGCTTAAAGGCAAAGGGGTACAAAACCCTAACGGTTTCGGTAAGGGAAATGAATACGTTGAAATCAAAGTTGAAGTTCCAAAGAACTTGAATGAAAAGCAAAAGGCAAAATTAAGGGAATTTTCGGATATTTCAAGCGATAAAAACAACGAGCAAAGCAAAGGCTTTTGGGATAAAGTAAAAGATAATTTTAAATAA